The genomic stretch TATAGGTATATATTTTGTGATAAATGAACTAGAAATACTAATAGCAAACTATTTGATAAATAGAATAGTATACCGTAAACTAATCCAGAGGAAAACTTATTAATTAGAACATAATAATTTTGAAAATATAAATGGTTCAATGAATAAATCAAACTGGAAATAATTAATACTAAAAATATATTAATATGTAGATGATATAGTAGTAAATTAAATACTAGGAACCTATATATTATCTCTTCAAGAAATGTAACTATAATTAACAAATATATTTTAATTCGATAAGATATAACAATTCTAGGTATAATAAATTTTCCCTTTTCTATTAAAAGCCAAATCACTATTGCTGACTCAAAAAATTCAAGATATGTATTCATTACACCTATTATTGGAGATAATATTAACAATATGAGATAATTATAGTTAATTTTTACGCTTAAACTTTTAATCATGTAATTTACTAAACTAGAATTTGAAGTAAAAGCTACTATAATAAGAACTAGAAGAGATACTATATACTGAGTAACAAAAAAGTTTGTTTCAAAAGGTTTTTTGTTTTTTAAAAATATAACATAAATATTTGTTAAAAAAAGAGAAAGTGAGAACGGAAAAGAAATAGATAATAAAATAAGTATATACTCAAGGTAGTAAATGGGGATACTCATTTTTTACTCCTCCGTATTTTACTAATAATGGGTGTTTAGAAGGAGGCAAAGAGGGTAAGGCTAAGTCAACTAATTCTGGAATGTATACTTTAACTACAGAAAATCCTAACTCAGCAATTTCAGGTGAAGTTATATCTAAAAATGTAGAATATTTAGATATTTTTCTAAGATATGATATTAATTCATATATCTGATCCTCTATGCTGATATAATTTTTACCATTACTTATGTCAGATAAATTAATCTTACCTTGAATTAGCTGGTTTAATATATTATTCTTCCTGGAAATTTCTGTTGGTAATAGCCAACGTGCTACATTAGAGTCTAAATCTAGAAATAATGTCTTATCATTTATAATGGAGTCCACATTATTAATGAAACGACCTATAGCAAAGTCCGCATAAGCTAATCCACTTGCCGCTTCGGCTAATGCTCCATATATTGCGTATAACGGGTTTAAACTAGCTCTTAGACCAAATAAAATATAAGGAAATTTATTATATCTATTCTTTATAAAAGCTCCTACTGTATGAACAGGCATATCTGGTAAAAAGAAATCAACAAATTTTATGTTATATGAGGAGTTTTTTATTATATTATTTAATTCTTCATTATCTACGGAAATTTCTGGGGAAGGAGTAAGTGTATACCATTTTATCATAAAATTATTTCTTTCAATATATTCTAGAATAGCATGCGTTAATGCACTTTTAATATCAGTATGCGCAGCTGCCCCATTGGAGGTAGAAATTAGTATTAATTTCTCATTATTATGTAATTGATAGCCCATAAATATTTGGGCTGGGACATAAATCTCCTTTTTTGGATATAATAATGAAGGACATTTTATCCATCCTAGTGCCATTTCCTTAGTTGGTTTATAAAGTCCTGTTAACGAATATTGATAATCTGTATATAGAACGAGATATTCAAAAGGTATTACATCTTCTCCTTTTCTTTCTAATTCTCTGTAAGTATAATATTCTACGTTTTTCATATGTTTCTGAAACCCGGCAATTAATGAATATCTTTCAACTATTTCTCCTATTAATTTCGTAAAAGCTTCCTCAAATGTTAACCCCACTCCAGCTATATGATTCCTTATTTCTGTTTTAGTACTAATAAAAAGTTTCTCATAATGAGGTAATGTAGCTGACACAGTGTAAAACGGTAATCTGTATCTATTGTTTGCTATTGCTATATCACTATCTACTATTCCCGTTAACACGTTAAGAATAGGTTTATACTTAGAGATAAGATATATGTTAAGAGGATATTTAATATTTTTCACTCTTTT from Sulfolobus sp. S-194 encodes the following:
- a CDS encoding YcaO-like family protein; its protein translation is MKNIKYPLNIYLISKYKPILNVLTGIVDSDIAIANNRYRLPFYTVSATLPHYEKLFISTKTEIRNHIAGVGLTFEEAFTKLIGEIVERYSLIAGFQKHMKNVEYYTYRELERKGEDVIPFEYLVLYTDYQYSLTGLYKPTKEMALGWIKCPSLLYPKKEIYVPAQIFMGYQLHNNEKLILISTSNGAAAHTDIKSALTHAILEYIERNNFMIKWYTLTPSPEISVDNEELNNIIKNSSYNIKFVDFFLPDMPVHTVGAFIKNRYNKFPYILFGLRASLNPLYAIYGALAEAASGLAYADFAIGRFINNVDSIINDKTLFLDLDSNVARWLLPTEISRKNNILNQLIQGKINLSDISNGKNYISIEDQIYELISYLRKISKYSTFLDITSPEIAELGFSVVKVYIPELVDLALPSLPPSKHPLLVKYGGVKNEYPHLLP
- a CDS encoding CPBP family intramembrane glutamic endopeptidase codes for the protein MSIPIYYLEYILILLSISFPFSLSLFLTNIYVIFLKNKKPFETNFFVTQYIVSLLVLIIVAFTSNSSLVNYMIKSLSVKINYNYLILLILSPIIGVMNTYLEFFESAIVIWLLIEKGKFIIPRIVISYRIKIYLLIIVTFLEEIIYRFLVFNLLLYHLHINIFLVLIISSLIYSLNHLYFQNYYVLINKFSSGLVYGILFYLSNSLLLVFLVHLSQNIYLYYTSRRYP